The window TATATTACTTTCCTTGAACCTTTATTCATACTCTTGTTGAAATTTCTTTTTATCATGTTTAATATTATACTATGAACGTGGGTTCACAGTAAAAAGGCATTTTTAGTCTTCATCTAAGTAATCATGCTAATGGTAGTGCAACACAATCGAATTTATAACAACATTAactttttgagaattttaatcTTACTAGTCAACGtatatctactaataatagcaatcccaattaattccaaaggttgtgagtccacttaatgttgaaaggttgtgtcttttgaaaaagaagtgtaaagggttgtgtcttttctaaaagttctatgttggaaggttgtgtcttttccaattaatttctaaggttgtgaatccacttatgttgaaaagttgtgtcttttgaaaaaatagtgtaaagggttgtgtcttttctaaaagttctatgttgtaaggttgtgtcttttctaattaattccgaaggttgtgaacttcaattatgttgaaaggttgtcttttgaaaaatatgtgtagagggttgtgtcttttctaaaagttatatgttgtaaggttgtgtccttttaaaaatagtctaaaagttgtgactattcactagtatcttttaaaaagtgaaaaattgtgagtattagaagaatgtgactattcatattgaagggttgtgactattcaaataggctttaaaaaatctataaatagtctctccccatgcatttttcaaatcaaattttcactgatctactaataataaaatggtgaaaaaaataatgtcaaagttgcaacttttcatctaaacaaggtgtcttttcatctcaaagtgggattgctttaaaaaatattggttttatttaagtaatgtgttagtttatataataagtgttggtattttataagaactctccaaaaattaaaaaaaaatattataaatgagaCGGGTCATATTAACgtaaatcaacatatatttattacaatattcaattttctgaatattcatttcaataaataaagcaggtagataaatatagaaaataacaattaccaacatataaattataattgtttaaaattataaactaataattttaatattatgtattaaataggaaaaaaaattatatatcatgcaaaaaaaaattgcattttgttcaaaaaatggTTGAGGATAACTATCAtgtgaaaaatgtatgaaaaaacttaaaaaggatGAAGACACAATTGTATGCAATatgtgttttgataaaaaattaaaggaaacattaaggtttataaaatatatatatatatatatatatatatatatatatatttgaatactttgtaaatcatattttaatcatcaaaattaaatttaattatttatatgatttaatttttttatcaggcatataaaattataaattatagattataatatattctttataaaatgagtttccgtgcgatatcgcacgggctCTTTTCCTAGTGGAATTAAGAgaagaaataaattataaaccaaTGCTTTTACAATGTGACAGTTGGAACAATAATTGGGGGTGAATATTTCAAATTGAAGAGTCAGGCATCTTCTCCAACTTCATGTAGCACTGGGATAATTTGCATAATTATGTTACACAATTAGAAAATGATGCAGAGAATATTTGAATATAGGAAAAACCAtttaaatcttaaaacaatAGAAGTAATTAtcctattaataaataataataaaatttgaaatatatccaaatattcTCTGCATTATCAGAAAACATGAATGAAACAAATGGAAAACCAATGGTAACACTATACAGAACATCTGTATCTAAAATCTAGTTCGGTCACGCTAAACTGGAATGTAACTAACGTGCTGTCAAGGCTGAATTAGAAGAAACAAATCCAGACCTTCATAAAAGAAAAAGGTCCAAACTAATAATGTCTGAATATATTTCCTCAGCACCCACGGCATCTCGTTATCGGCTCATGCCAGATGGCCATACTACGACCACTAATTTGTTCATCATCaccctctttttttttgaatcaacTAAAAAATTTGGACCATTTCTTGATTTGTGCATGTCATCCTTCGGCAGGGGCCATGCTAACCTTCTCTATATAGTTTCAATTTTATCGGATGTCCTCGAAGGAACACCCTCCTTATTCTctcatttcctcttcttctcctcctcctctgatCAGCATCAGCATCAGCTCATGAGATTTACTTGGAAGCAAAACCTAAGATATTACATAGGGTTTCTAGAAACCTTAGCTTCCGGCGCAAGAAAGGAAGCTGCAAAAGCTAGGACCAACCCGGGTCTTGTAGTCATCTCACGTTTCGGTGTTGCTGGATTTGTTAACAGTAACGTCGCTATTGAGTAGTTCGTGTGTTTCGGTGTCGGAGAGAAACAACGATCAGAAGCTTTGAGAGAGATACAGAAACAGAGACAAGGAAATTAATAATTAGGGTTTTTTTATTTAGGTTTAATACATTTGAATGGGGAACACATGCGTGGGTCCGAAGCTAAACGCTAATAGATTTAATTAACAGGCAACAGGGATGAGAACATCACGAAGAAGAGCGTTAACGGCCGCAATGAAGACGCTTCCTCCGCCTTGGATCCAGCTCCACCAGCAGTACCAACACCTAGCGCACCACCTCCTCCGGTGAAAATGGATGAGGAAGAAGCACCTAAAAGTATCCTAGAGAGAAATAACAACGACGTGAGTCCCAAGCCGAAGAAAAAGGCGCACATGAAACGGATGGGGGAGGAAGTTAGGTCAAGGACGATTCGGGACAAGATTTCTTTGCGTGGAGAAGAAGTCAGGTCAAGAGGTCGCTTGCAAAACGATCGCTAAGAGGAAACTGACGACCCCTGTTGACGTTGAAGATGTAAGAAGAGAGATTCAGATAGTGCATCACTTGTCTGAGCACCCTAACGTGATTCAGATCGTTGGTGCGTATGAAGACGCAGTAGCTATTCATGTCGTGATGGAGATTTGTGCAGGTGGAGAGCTCTTCGacaggattttttttttttttttttttttttttttgcgagaACTTAAGCCTCAGACTTTCTTGTTTGTTAGGGGTTTTGAAGAAGCAACACTCAAGACTATTGACTTTGGTCTCTCTGTCTTCTTTAAACCAGGTATTAAAACATGTTCTTTTCTTGTCTTAACTCCAGCTTCATGttctgatttcttttttttttttggtaaaatgttaagatCATGTTCTGATTTCTTCCCATAATAGGAGAAACATTCACTCATGTTGTTGGGGGAGACCTTACTAAGTGGCGTCCCTACGTTGTGGGATGGTAAGAGAGAAACAGTTTGTGTCATGTTTTCAAATGGTTAAGAGACTGATTGAATTGTTATGATAATGTCAGAAACGGAACAAGGCATCTCTGAGCAAGTTTTAAAAGGTGACATTTGACTTTTGTATCAGAACCATGGCCTAGTGTATCAAAAAGCGCTCATAAGATTTGGTTCCTCAGATGCTGATCAGTGACCCTAAAGAAGCGAATCGCAGTTCATGAAGTTCTCTGTTAGTGTTCTTTTGCTTTCCAAACATGTTCCATCTGACTAGAAACAGGCGGATATAGATAACAGTGGGACTATAGACTATATATGGAGAGTTTTATAGCAGCGATGGtgcatttaaacaaaaatagagAAACAAGACCTTTTGTTCACATGCTTAATCTTACTTTGATAAAGATGAAAGTGGTTATATAAACTAGAGGCGAGCTTGCAAGCAATTCGGCTTAGCGGATTTCATTTAAACGACATTCTACGTGAAGTTAATGAGGACAATGTAAGTTACAACCTCCTCTTGCTTACTTGGAAGCACAAGTGAGTCCATTCATATTCAAGTTTTGAAATCCATAAACGAAGCTAAGAGATGAGAGAGCTTGTGGACAaactttttttccttctttcaaAGAGTTGTCATATCTAATAAGAGAAATCTTCAACTACAACCAACTAAAACCGGATCTCTAACTTTATTGTCAAACACCACACTGATCTCTAAGTTTCCCTGCACACATTTTAGAGAAACTCCACGTTAGCCAAAACCGTTGTCAAAGAGATGAAAAGGTTAAGAGGTAAGATTCAGCCACAACTACTTCATAAAACAATAAAACCTACATGATGACAAGGTAAGTTTATTATAGTATACTTTTTACTGTAATACGTGAAATGTTTGGATATAAAATCTACATGCATACATATTACTATGCTCTTTCATTTGGTATATACACAAGCCGGTGTGATAGATAGAGGAATTACCTGATCATTTTGGCGTTGTTCTTTATCTCTAGAGAGCTTACTTGCGACTTCTTTCACCAGCTCTAGGCGTAATCAAAATTATGAAGTCAGAGGAGCTAAGAGCAGAAATAGCAAAACATACAAAAGGCTATAACATTGGAATCTCAAAACCATACCGGCATATCTTCATTGGAAACACCTCCAGCAGCTGCATCTCTATTAGATCCATCACCGCTCTTCCCTGACCCCTTATTATCCCCCTGTCATAATTTCACAAGATGTATGTAACACACCAATGTGCAACTCTGAAACGGAACTTCTCTTGAAgggataaataaaaaaaagttgcaTATGGGATTTTATTTACCTCCAACTGCATCAGCAGGATTGTTTCAGCAACCATACACATGGAAATGAAAAGACCTAATCAGTCTCTCGCATGACAAGAACTTAAAAGCCCAAAAAGAGTAAATAAAATGTCTATATTTGTTCACAAGTTTTCCACAAGCAAATATGCATCTAAGAAGAAGAGGGTTAAGAAGTAGCTAGCATTTCTCTCATGGTCAGTTCCGAACAACAACAAGTAAAGTGGTTTGAACTTATATAACAGGCTGTAGAAAGGAGGGGGTTAAGAGGTCAAAATGTAACTTACCTCCCTGTACCTCGCAAGGTATACCTTCAAGGGTTCCAGGTAATCCTCAAACCCCAACGTTGCCATTGCCCACAACAAATCCTCACCATTCACAGTTTTCCTCTTCTCCTTCTGGCACTTATCACTTGCCCTGATTaccagaaaacaaaaaaaaatttaactccATATTCACAAAttagatataaaacaaataacagTCAAACCAAACCAACCATTACACTTCACACTAATCAAACATAAGATCCCAACACTTTTCTTTGATAGAATTCAGATTAAAAGTTAAAGACTTCACTAAGCTAAAACTCAAGAGATTgataaaagaagaaacaaaacatacTCGCTGGTGATGAAGCTGATGAACTCAGAGACACATTCCTGAACAGTGTCTTTAGCATCTTTCCCGATCTTGCCGTTGGGAGGCAACGCCTTCTTCATGATCCTGCTTATATTAGCTATCGGAAGGTACCGGTCCTGCTCCCTAACCGATCCGCTGCCGCTTTCTCCGCCGTCTCCGGCTGGACTCGAAGGCGTATCCGCCATTTTACTCTGCAGTGAGAAAGAAATATATTCAAACATCGATACTAATTAGGAAACAAGATTGAAGATTTAGATAGAAACCCTAAAAACTCGGAATTGGGATTCGTTAGGGGCTTTAGACAATTCGCAGTGACTCTAAGACAAGATTGTGTTTACACGATTTCTTGTAATGGATGTTCTTGtggatttaactttttttattacaagATGTTGTTCACTTGTGTGTTTTAGCTTTTATGTCCCAGACAAGTTGATTAAGATTAACTAAACGaacattaattttatttctctctttattattaatgtaatgACTACGGGCCTATGGGCAAATAATTTATAGCCCAATTATCATAACCAAAGGCCCAATAACCCGTTTGAATAACCGCCTAAGCACACCGCCTACGAGTTTTGTATATAAATACTAGTTCTGGCTGATTATAAGATAAAAATAGAAGCGACCCAACCGAAGAAATAGTATTAGCCTCACTAAAGTTCTTCGCGATCGATTTGAAAACCCTAGCCATGTCGAGCAACAACGATGCAACGTCATCATCTCTTCAAAACTATGGCGAAATATTCACCAGTCAAAATAAATGGTTTGTTGACGATACCAATGTCTACCGTGTCACAGTTCACGATTTGTTTGAGGGAAATTTACCAGCTACACCGACCAATGGtgcagtttttattttaaatccaaGAACTGGACATCTGTTCCTCAAGGTTATCCACGCAAGTGTTTGGGCCGGTCAGAAGCTCCTCGGCCAGGTGGCGAAACGGATAACTGCTGAAGAGGTTGCTGCGCTTGTGAGGACTCTCCCTGTTGAAGAGGTGCCGAAACAAATCATTGTTACTCGTAACAGAATGTTGGATCTACTTGAGGTTCACTTGCTGGATTTTCCCAACATTGTTATCAAAGGAAGCGAGTTTCACCTTCCGTTCCACGCTTGTCTTAAGATTGAGAAACTTGGTGATGTGGTTTCGAAGGCGACGGAATCGCAGATGGTTTTGTTTAATGTCTATGATGATTGGTTGGAGAGTGTTTCTCCGTATACCGCCTTTTCGAGACTCGTTCTGATCCTACGTGCGCTTCATGTGGATAATGACAAGGCTAAGATGTTGTTGAAGCCAGACGAGTCTGTTGTCACTGAGCCGCATCACATCTGGCCCTCGCTAACTGATTTCCAGTGGATGACGGTGGAGGTAGTACTAAGAGATCTCATCCTTTCTGAGTACGCAAAGAAGAACAACGTGAACGCATGGGATCTGACACAGTCGGAGATCAGAGATATTATTCTAGGATATGATACAACCGGAATTTACTAATCTCAGCACCAACAAGTATTTTAAATTTGGTTTCTCTCTTTCTATGCATTAAGAGTTTTTTCTAAATTATGAATTAAGAGTTATAGTTTTTGCTTGCTTGCTTTTTTTCTGTAGGGTTATATAACAACATTACCAAACTTTGATTTCTCTACAATGCACTTCTTGTAGAGTATGATTTATGCAATTTTGAGTGCCTTTTGAAACTGCTTTGTTTTGCTTACTAGCTGCTGCTATTGCTTATTATACGATTCAATTTTCAGAGAAATTCTTGTATTGAGACatcactttgttttttttttgtcgtagtTTGGATGTAAATGTACTAGAAGATATCTGTCTGATAATTGAGAAGCTTGCCTTTGTGCTCCAAGTTCTatgttgattttgtttttctttaatttcagTTTTCAGTGGGGTTGTACTCACCGTCAACTCAAGGCAAGAGTTTCAGCATATGGGAGAGTTGGTGCCACTGTTGCTGTCTACACGTCATCGATTCTCGAATACTTAACTGCAGTTGTTCTTGAGTTGGCTGGAGACGACAGCAAATATCTGAAAGTGAAGAGAATCACTCTCATCAAATGAACTATTGCTGGTGGAGGTGTTATCCCTCACATCAAGATCACCAACGACTGAGTTGCATAGCTACTGGTATGTGGGTTTAGCAGTCGCCTTTAGCTTACTGACTTTTATTGTGCTCTTGTCTGGACATACTCAAGTGTTATATGGGTTAATTTCAACCTCCTAGGTTTCTTGTTTTAATATGACATAAAAATGTATACAGATTTTTTGTTGTTCCTCTAAAAatacacaaacaaaacaaattttgaGAGTTGCCATTTTCTAGTGGTATATAAACTGTTAACATCGTTTAGAGTTTTCCTTGTTGTAATCTATCTTGTTTCAGTTAATAGGAGTCTCAAACTATGTTAACGTGTTAGGTATCATGGGAAGCATAAACATCACTGAAGTTAGACCTTGGCATTCGGTCGGTTCTTttcggatccggatccggatccaaTGATCCAATTaagtactttttttttggttcggcCAGTTCTTCCCAGACCTAAGTCGATTCGGGTCTATAACTAAAACACCTgtaaaatacatgtattttttgGAACCGTATCAGATCCGGGTCGGGTTATACGAAAAAGATACTAAATATCTGAATTCTATCAAAATTTAGTCAAAATTCATCATATTTAtcagaaaatttcaaaataactaAAACTAAACTATTAAGAATtgatattaaacatttttaaactctaaattcgacatttaaaatttcatattacttgaaaatattataaaaataataaaagattgttaataaaaaaaaattcaactaaatcataaactaaaatatagaaaatagaacACATGAAATCATAGTTTAGAATTTCTTGTTTTTAACTCGGGTATGAATCGGTTCTTATCGGGTTGGTTCTATTCGGATCGGTTCTTTTCGGGTTTAGATCTATTCAAGTCGGTTCTTTTGGGTTCTAGTTCttttatatagagaaatttGAACCCAACTAGAAACTTATaaattttcggttcggtttcgaaTCAGATATTTTCGGATCGTTCTGATTCGGATTTTCGAATCGGGATAAAGTGATCCCATGCCTAAAATTGAAGTTATGGCTGTACAGCTAAACACGGTTTCaaaattctaataaaatttAGTAAGAGTTATGGATAGGACTCCGATTCCAAagatctaatctattaatttatggTCATATTCTTATCTACTATTAACAAGTCATAATAAAACCACTTAAAGAAttagttaatatgacatatttgattatttatattaaaaataataaactaactataaatgtgaatttttttttaattattacaaaatctgttgagataGAATCTGACAAAATcttactaaaaatttaaatattttataaaataacacattaattaattttgtaattagtagtataatgttattattataaatcaatgttaattaaaattttattctaaaaCAAGATATACAAAGTctatactatatttttataaattttataattatattatgtattatataaaattaacacAAGCAAAATCGCAAATATCACATAACCAAAGGCCCAATAACTGATGCCGTTTGAATAACCGCCTAAGCACACCGCCTCTGAGTTTTGTATATAACTACTACTCGTTTCCcttgataaagaaaaaaacaaaaagcgACTCTGTTCAGCGTTTGGATTCGAAAACACGAGCCATGTCGAGCAACAACGATGGTATGCTCGAAGAGAAGTCTCGTAGATGGACGCAGCTAAACTCGAAACGCTATGGAGACAACAAGAGGAGGTTCGGACACGTGGAGACTCAAAAGGAAGACATGCCCCCTGAGCACGTCAGGAAGATCATCAAGGACCACGGCGACATGTCATCGAAGAAATTCACCCACGACAAACGCGTATACCTAGGAGCACTCAAGTTCGTCCCTCACGCCGTCTTCAAGCTCCTTGAGAACATGCCGATGCCTTGGGAGCAGGTCCGTGACGTGAAGGTTCTGTACCACGTCACCGGAGCCATCACGTTCGTGAACGAGATCCCGTTGGTCGTGGAGCCTATCTACATGGCTCAGTGGGGTACTATGTGGATCATGATGCGGAGGGAGAAGCGGGACCGTCGCCACTTCAAGAGAATGAGGTTTCCTCCGTTTGATGACGAGGAGCCTCCTCTTGACTACTCGGATAACTTGCTTGACGTGGAGCCTCTTGAACCGATTCAGATGGAGCTAGACGAGGAGGAGGATTCACCTGTCTACACTTGGTTTTACGACCACAAGCCGTTGGTAAAGACCAAACTCATCAACGGTCCTAGCTACAGGAGGTGGAATCTCTCGCTTCCCATCATGGCGACGCTTCACAGGCTTGCGGGACAGTTGCTGTCTGATAATTTAATCGATCGGAACTACTTTTACTTGTTTGACAAGGAGTCTTTCTTCACAGCAAAGGCTTTGAACATGTGCATACCCGGCGGTCCTAAGTTTGAGCCTTTGTACCGAGATATGGACCAAGGGGATGAGGATTGGAATGAGTTTAATGACATCACGAAGCTTATCATTCGCTCTCCTTTGAGAACTGAATACAGAATAGCTTTTCCTCATTTGTATAATAACAGGCCGAGGAAGGTTAAACTAGATGCGTATCACAGCCCTATGGTTATGTATATAAAGACCGAGGATCCTGATCTTCCTGCTTTTTATTATGATCCGTTGATTCACCCAATAAGCAGCAATACCAATAAAGAAAGGCGGAAAAAGAAAGTTTATGATGATTATGATGACGAGGAAGAGGAGGATGATTTTACGTTACCCGAAGGAGTGGAGCCTTTGCTAAAGGACACACAACTCTATACCGACACTACATTTGCTGGAATCTCTTTGTTGTTTGCGCCACGGCCTTTCAATATGAGGTCAGGGAGGACGCGGCGGTCCCAAGATATCCCACTGGTGTCAGAGTGGTTCAAGGAGCACTGTCCTCAGTCTTATCCTGTTAAAGTTCGGGTCAGCTACCAAAAGCTTTTGAAATGCTATGTGTTGAACGACCTGCACAGTAGACCACCTAAGTCTCACAAGAAGAAGCACTTGTTCCGCTCTCTCGCGGCTACAAAGTTTTTCCAAAGCACCGAACTGGACTGGGTCGAAGCGGGTCTACAAGTCTGCCGGCAAGGGCATAACATGCTGAACCTGCTGATTCACCGCAAGGGTTTGAACTACCTTCATCTCGATTACAACTTCAACTTAAAGCCAATGAAGACTTTAACCACcaaagagaggaagaagtctCGTTTCGGGAACGCTTTCCATCTCTGCCGGGAGATCCTCCGCCTGACGAAGCTTGTAGTCGATGCAAACGTCCAGTTCCGCCTCGGTAACGTAGACGCCTTCCAGCTGGCTGACGGGCTACAGTATATTTTCTCCCACGTCGGCCAGCTGACGGGCATGTACCGTTACAAGTACAGACTCATGAGGCAGATCAGGATGTGCAAGGACTTAAAGCACTTGATATATTACCGTTTCAACACCGGTCCCGTTGGTAAAGGACCCGGGTGTGGCTGTTTTTCCTACGAGGAATCGTTCCTCTTCTCGAACGATGGCTAGGGAACCTTCTCGGCCGTCAGTTCGAGGGGCGTCACTCGAAAGGAGTTGCGAAAACCGTCACGAAGCAGAGAGTCGAAAGCCATTTCGATCTGGAGCTTCGAGCTGCCGTTATGCACGACGTTCTCGATGCAATGCCTGAAGGTATCAGGAAGAATAAAGCCAAGACGATATTACAACACCTTAGTGAGGCGTGGCGGTGCTGGAAAGCTAATATCGCTTGGAAGGTCCCTGGTTTGCCCGTACCTGTTGAGAATATGATTCTTCGTTATGTTAAGTCTAAGGCTGATTGGTGGACGAACGTTGCTCACTACAACCGTGAGAGGATCAGAAGAGGAGCTACAGTTGATAAGACTGTTTGTAAGAAGAATCTAGGAAGGCTGACTCGTCTTTGGCTAAAGGCGGAACAGGAA is drawn from Brassica rapa cultivar Chiifu-401-42 chromosome A05, CAAS_Brap_v3.01, whole genome shotgun sequence and contains these coding sequences:
- the LOC103867074 gene encoding nuclear transcription factor Y subunit B-1 isoform X2, with amino-acid sequence MADTPSSPAGDGGESGSGSVREQDRYLPIANISRIMKKALPPNGKIGKDAKDTVQECVSEFISFITSEASDKCQKEKRKTVNGEDLLWAMATLGFEDYLEPLKVYLARYREGDNKGSGKSGDGSNRDAAAGGVSNEDMPSW
- the LOC103867074 gene encoding nuclear transcription factor Y subunit B-1 isoform X1 — encoded protein: MADTPSSPAGDGGESGSGSVREQDRYLPIANISRIMKKALPPNGKIGKDAKDTVQECVSEFISFITSEASDKCQKEKRKTVNGEDLLWAMATLGFEDYLEPLKVYLARYRELEGDNKGSGKSGDGSNRDAAAGGVSNEDMPSW